The sequence TTTCCCGGCTCGATTGTCCCGGGAAGGGGCTTCCCGGGTCCACAAACGGGCGTGATTCATGGGATTATCTCCTGCAATTGCTCCCATTAGGTGATGCGCGGCCGATGAGGTGCCCTAGGGATGTCCGGGGCGTTGAATTGGCATGGAACCTCGCGAACTGTGGGAACGCAATACCTTGCTCGCGGAAGCATTCTGCGGAGCGGATGACTGGGTCCGGAAAGCGCAGTCGGCGATGGACGAGGCTCTGGCCAGCCGGACCCGGGTGCTCGCCGCCTTTGCCGTCACCGTCGGAAGCGACACCGCCGTCGCCAACTTGATGGGCCTGGGCGAGCGGGAAGTACGCCTGGCGCGGCGGACGGTGGGCAAGGACGACGCCCGGGACGTGGCCAACCAGTTGCTGAGTACTCCTGCCGCGCGATCCGCTCCTGCGGAAACGAATCCTCTCCCCGACGGCCCAGGTCCGGAGTCCGCACCGGAGCCAGTCACGACGTGGGAGGGCGAGCGGCAGGCCGAGGGAGCGGAAACGTTCATTCCGCACCCGCGAGCGCAAACCCCCGCACCGGCGTCGTGGACGCAGACGAACGCCGGGGCGGCGCCGCCCGAGGACACGGTCGTGTCCTGGAACGAGCACATGGACTCGGTGCTCCAGTGGAGCTGGAGATCGGGACTGGACATGCGGACCGTCGCCGGCGAACTCGGTCTGAGTCCGCAGGACATCTTCCTGCGCGCCCAGCTCCTCGCGGCGGAAGGCCGGTTGATGCCCTCGACGCCTTCCTCCCACGAGACGCAACCCGGGCGGCATCGGCGCCACGAATCGGCGCACAACCTTGTCAACGGAGATCCGCGCACCCTTTTCAGTACCCGCAACTACTAAGAACTTAGAAAAAACAGCAGAACACAACGAGCGGGGCGACCTCCCGGGAGACTGCCCCCGCCTTTCTGTTTCATGTCCGACCGGGTTCCAGTTGACTATTACCTTTTACGTAGTTCCCGCTCAACCGCGAGCTGCCGGGAGGAGAGCCTTGCCACCTTCGTCGGCGCGGCCGTGATTGGCCGGCGCGTGCGGTACGTGGTCGGTCCTTTTGCTTCCCGTGAGGGGTGGTGAGTGGTCAGCGGCCGTGCGGGGGGCCCGAGTACGTCTCGTGGTGCAGGGCGAGGAATAGTGCGGCACCCAGGAGCCAGACTCCGATCAGCGCGGGGATTGCGATGTTGACGATCTTCCTTCCTGGCAGGTCGATGCGCGCGATGTTCGGATCGTGCGCCTCGTAGCGCACCGGAACTTCCCGGCCCAGGGGGAGTTTCCCGACTCCTGAGGACTGGGATTGGAACGTGTACCGGGTGCCGTCCGCGTCGGTGAAGTCGATGATTGCGAAGACGGCGTCGTGCGCCGCGTTGTGCGAAACCACGCGACCCCTGGCGTACGTTCCGCGATGTTTCAGACGGTACTGCACCCGCACCTCACGGAATGCGAAAAGGAAAGGGATGAGGCTCGCTACCAGGAAAATGAAACTCATGGAAGTCGCTTTCCGGAGATGGCCAATTCATCGCAGCGGGGCATGCTGCCGGGGTACGTGCGGTCAGCGGGTCAGCGGCGCCACCGCATGCCGTGGTGGTGGCGCAGGCGATGAATCTCCCACCACGCCAGGACCGATACGGTGACCGGCCCACCGAGGACGGCACTGATCGCCACCGGCCGCGGAAACGGCGGCAAGCCGCCCGCTGACTGACTGACGAGAGCAAACACCCAGACCGCGATACCAGTCGTCAGGGCCGGCAGCGCGGGATGAAGGGCGGAAAAGCTGAAACCATTACGGACCGCCGGCCCCGACACGAAGCACACGAAGTAGACGATCCACCAGAACGGCGCCCAGATGACCAAAGCTGCCACGCAGACAAAAAGCAGATTGTCCTCGGTCACCGTCTGCGGCATGACAGACGACAGAGCCGTCAACGACCCGACGAACAGAGCCGGCAGAAGCAGCCAGGCACCCACATACTTCAGGACAGTCAGGCCACCGTCCCTGAAGTGCGCCCTCATCAGCAACCGCCGCTGCCGCGTGGCGATCCCGTACAGCGCCGCAGCCACCACCACCGCACTGGCCAACGCCAACCACGGCGCCAGATACAGCCGTTGCACGAACTGATCGAACGCGTCGGCCACCCCACCGTAGACAGCCAACAGCCCACCGGATACGGCGACGGCAGCCCACGCACGTATCCGCTGCGCCCTCAACACCGCATCGTCCACGATCCGCCCTCGCGGATGACGGGGAAAAGAACGACGGGCAACCCGCCGCGCGGACCTGGCCACTTGATAGAAGACCAGCAGCGGCACCGTGAGCCACCACATGCACGGCACCAAAAGCACCAAGGCAGCAGGACGCACACTTCCCGGACGCGGACCCGGGAGCAACTCGGCCGGCCGCGGCCACTCATCCTCACGCACCACCCGCCACAGCGGCACGTAGGGACGTGGCGGGACGGGTGGACGCCGCGGGGGACGAGGCGGCGGCTGCGGGACGCGCCCCACGTCGCCTGAGCCCGGATCCATCTCAACCCCTTCCACAGCGTATTGAGAGGGACGCCCAGTGCTGCGAAGAGGTTCCCAACGCCCCCGCAGTGGCACAGGACATGGCCTGTCGCGCTCGACCCGAGCCGGATCGGACCGAGCCTTCCCCTCAATCACCCCCACGGCGAGAGCGCCGCTCGACGCAGCGGGCGCCTCCGGGCGGAGCCAGGGGGAGGACGGGCGAACTGGGGCGGGGCCCCGGGAAGTCGCGCCCGTTGGTGGAGCCCTGGAGGGACCGGGAGAGAGTGTCAGCGGTGACACAAGGGATGCGCGCAGGCGTCCCCCACGGATAGGTCCGATATAGGACGACGGCCGAAGAGGCGTGGCAGCGGACGTTCGCAGGGCTTCCTCGCCGACCGGCTCCTGAGGGAAGTGTCAGTCGCTGCGGCGCCGCGTCCGCCACGAACACCGATGCCGGACCCGGGACGGCACGGAACCTGGTGGCCCGCACCGAATGGCACGAGCGACATGCCGCCCACGACGCGGTCGCCCGCGGCCCGCGCGACAGGCGGCCCGTGACCGCCCCCGTATCCGGACGGGCAGGGTGCAGAGGCGTGTCATGGGTCGTCGGCCGGCAACGCGGCCCTCCGGCGGCTTCGAGTGGCCCGCCCGCGCGGCTTTCACCGGCACGGTCCGACCACCGGCTCCGGCGGCGTACGAAGGCCGCCCATGCCCCTGACGCCCGTCCCAGGGGGAAGTGCGCAGTCCCCGGCCCCGCGGCCGGGGACTGCGGTGGGCTCGCCGTCCGCGCCCCGCTCAGTCCGGGCGTGAGCGAAGGGGCGGGATCGCCGTCACCAGCTGGAGTTGTCGTCCGCGAGGTGCCAGAGGCGGTCGGCGCTCGGGTAGGAGGTGTCGAGGTGGAGAGTGTTCCAGCTGCCGTCGTTGTAGCGGTTGAGGGTCATGGCGAGGTCGGTGTCGACCTTGGGCTGCCAGAGCCACCAGCGGGAGGTGTTGTCACCCTCGGGACGCAGGACCCATCGCTGGAGATCGGACCCGTCGCAGGTCCGCACGACGATCGTGGTGCCGCGGGCGGGCTTCGCGTCGGACGGCTGGAGGCACTTGTCGGCGGCCTTGTTCTTCAAGGTCAGCGTGTAGCGTCCGCCTTCCCACTTGCCGTCCACCTCGTCCCATGCCTCGGTCTTGTGCTTCCACGCCGGGTCGCGCAGGGAGACCGCGGTGGCGCCTTCGGCCGTGGAGTCGCCGTACAGCGCGAGGCGGCTCCCGTCCGTCCGGTTGATCAGGTCCTGGCCCGTGCGGTCGGCCGCCGAGGCGCTTCCCGCACCGAAGGTGGCGAGAAGAGTGACGGCGGCTGCGGCCGCGGTCAGGGCACGACGGGGACGGAACGTGGACATTGTTCTCCTTCGATGGCGGGTCTTCGGTCATCGCGTCACGGCGCCGGCTGGAAACGGCCCGGACAGCCCCGGGCGAACCGAGGCCGTGCCGGTCGACGCCACTCGCTCAGCCTGAAGGCCGCGACCGAGCGCTGTGTGAGGCCGAGGAGCGGCAGACCAGCCGTGCGGCCACGCCCCCTTCGCTCCGCGACTCCCGCCGGTACAGAGGGGAATCGTTTCGGCGAGCAGACTCCGCCCACCCGCGCCGGGAGGGGCGAGTATGGCCGGGTTCGCACGCGCGGGTGACCCACCCGACAGCCCGGGTCACCCCCAGGAGCGAATGAAGACCGAACGATGGTCTGCCGCTGGGCGTGAAGCGCGTTCCGGTACCCGGCCGGGACGTCTTCTCGCGACCGCACGGGGACCGGGAAGGCAGCGCCTTCGCCACTGCCGACGGCGGGAGCTGGCCCGGGCTCGGCGCGAAGACCCTTCGGGTGCGACCCGCCGAGGCGTTGGTGCCCTGATCAGGCACGTCGCAGGCGGTCGCTGAAGCCCGGGGCGCCGGGTGCGGGCTCAGGGTCATGCTGCCGGTGTTCGCGTCGCGGCGGTGGCTACGCTCTCCACGAGATCGAGGGCGATCACCGCCCAGTACGGCGAGCACGCCGCGCAACGACTGTTCACCCCCGCACTCGACCGTGTGGCCGGCCGCGAAAACCCAAGCCGCAGCACGAGCCGCTCGGGCTCGACGCCGCCCTCCAGACCCTCGCACGTACGTGTCGTGGTCCTCGCTCACCGCGAACAGCGTCGTGGCGACGAAGCCCCCGGTGCTCCCCGCCGGTATGCGGTACGCGCCCATCCTCACATTGCCGCTCGCCCGATCGGGCCCGTCCGCGAAAGATCGGGCCCGGCCGCGAGGAAGCGCGCGTGGGAGAGCGAGTGACGGATGCCGGGCAGGGGTGGCGGCGGAACGAGTGCGGGCCCGGCGGGCACCCCGCGGGGCGGCCGGCCGGCCTCGGGCCGGTGGGAGTTGTGGTGCAGTCGCTGAGCCGTGCCCGCCCGGCGGGTCTCAGGACGTTCCGGGGTCCGGCGCGGCGTGGGCGGCACCGTCCCCGGTCGGGCCCTCGCCGCTCCCGGCCGTGGCCCGGTCCGCGAGGAGCGCGAGGGCCTCGGCGGAGGGTGAGTGCGGTTCGACGGTGTGCATTCCGAGGACCAGTTCGGGCTGCCCGACCGGCGTGAACGCCTCGTACCCGAGCTCCATGGGGCCGACGACGGGGTGGTGGTAGCACTTGCTGCCGTGCTCGCGCAGGTACACGTCGTGCTCGGCCCACCAGCGGCGGAAGTCGGGGTCGCGCACGGCGAGGTCGCCGACGAGATCGGCGAGCCCGGGGTCGTGCGGGTGCGCGCCCGCGTACCGGCGCAGCTCGGCGACGATCTTGCGGGCGGTGGTGGCCCAGTCCTCGTACAGTTCGCGGGCCGCGTCCACCGTGAAGAGGTAGCGGACCATGTTCCGCTGCCCGGGGGGCAGGGAGTCGAGACCGGTGTAGAAGGCGGCGCCGAGCGGGTTGACGGCGACGAGGTCCTGCCGCGGTCCGAGGACGAGCGCGGGCACGTCGGCCATGAGGTCCAGCGCGCGGCGCAGTCCGGGGCGCAGGCGCGGGACGGGGGCGGCGGCGCTCCTGGCGCGGGCCGGTCCGGCGAGGGCGAAGAGGTGGTCCCGTTCGGCCGGATCGAGGCGCAGGACACGGGCGACCGCGTCGAGCACGGCGGCCGAGACGTTCTTGGTACGCCCGCGCTCCAGGCGCTCGTAGTACTCGGCGCTGACCCCGGCGAGCAGGGCCACCTCCTCGCGCCGCAGCCCCGGCACCCGGCGCACCCCCATGGAGGCCGGCAGGCCCGCGTCCTGCGGGCTGATACGGGCACGACGCGTGCGCAGGAATGCGCGCAGGTCGTTGGCGGCGGGGTCGCTCATGCTCCGAGACTAGCCGCGCGGGCCGGGCGCAGCGGGGGGTCTGCCGGTACCCCCTCTGCCCGTCACCCCGTCCCAGCGCGACGTGTCGCCCTCGCCGCTCCCGTGATGCAGTGGAAAAGAACCAGCCATCAAGGACGAAAGGGATGGTGAGCCCGGTATGCGACAGAACACGCTCGGTGCGTCCGGCATCGTGGTCAGCGACCTGGCGTTCGGCGCGATGAACTTCGGCTTCCCCGGCGGGCCGGACGACAAGGAGGCGGTCGCCATGGTGCACCGCGCGCTGGACGCCGGGATCAATCTGGTCGACACCGCCGACGTCTACACGAACGGGGAGTCGGAGCGTGTCGTGGGCCTCGCCCTCAAGGGGCGTCGCGCCGATGTCGTCCTCGCGACGAAGTTCGGCCTGCCCATGGGCGAGGACCCGAACCGGGCGGGCGGCTCGCCGCGCTGGATCAGGCGCGCGGTCGAGGACAGCCTGCGCCGCCTCGGCACCGACCACATCGACCTCTACCAGATGCACCGCCCCGACTACCGGACGGCCCTGGACGAGACCCTCAGCGCGCTGAGCGACCTCGTCCGCGAGGGCAAGATCCGCGCCATCGGCTC comes from Streptomyces sp. Tu6071 and encodes:
- a CDS encoding DUF3592 domain-containing protein, with amino-acid sequence MSFIFLVASLIPFLFAFREVRVQYRLKHRGTYARGRVVSHNAAHDAVFAIIDFTDADGTRYTFQSQSSGVGKLPLGREVPVRYEAHDPNIARIDLPGRKIVNIAIPALIGVWLLGAALFLALHHETYSGPPHGR
- a CDS encoding RICIN domain-containing protein, yielding MSTFRPRRALTAAAAAVTLLATFGAGSASAADRTGQDLINRTDGSRLALYGDSTAEGATAVSLRDPAWKHKTEAWDEVDGKWEGGRYTLTLKNKAADKCLQPSDAKPARGTTIVVRTCDGSDLQRWVLRPEGDNTSRWWLWQPKVDTDLAMTLNRYNDGSWNTLHLDTSYPSADRLWHLADDNSSW
- a CDS encoding helix-turn-helix transcriptional regulator, which translates into the protein MSDPAANDLRAFLRTRRARISPQDAGLPASMGVRRVPGLRREEVALLAGVSAEYYERLERGRTKNVSAAVLDAVARVLRLDPAERDHLFALAGPARARSAAAPVPRLRPGLRRALDLMADVPALVLGPRQDLVAVNPLGAAFYTGLDSLPPGQRNMVRYLFTVDAARELYEDWATTARKIVAELRRYAGAHPHDPGLADLVGDLAVRDPDFRRWWAEHDVYLREHGSKCYHHPVVGPMELGYEAFTPVGQPELVLGMHTVEPHSPSAEALALLADRATAGSGEGPTGDGAAHAAPDPGTS